A single Acropora palmata chromosome 5, jaAcrPala1.3, whole genome shotgun sequence DNA region contains:
- the LOC141881236 gene encoding MKI67 FHA domain-interacting nucleolar phosphoprotein-like isoform X1, protein MADEGAEKPEDFPTNLALDSRKQKEFEDKVKTISSKFDQLTPGVIYLGHLPHGFFEDQLRQFFSQFGTVTKVRVSRSKKTGGVKGYAFVEFAISEVAKIAADTMNNYLMFGKLLKCRFVPKEKVHPKLWIGADRQFKGIPANDREIQKKNRNKTEQEHVKQIDNIVRKERQKRKKMKKLGIDYDFPGYEAEVKTKRAKQTTVDHDKPEEQKHEKKIDNIVRKEGKKRKKMKKVGIDYDFPGYDAEVKAKRAKQTRVDHDKLEET, encoded by the exons atggcggacgaGGGCGCAGAAAAACCAGAAGATTTTCCGACAAACTTAGCACTTGATTCACGCAAACAGAAAGAATTCGAGGATAAAGTAAAAACTATAAGCTCTAAG tttgaCCAGTTAACCCCCGGCGTAATTTATCTTGGTCATCTTCCACATGGCTTTTTTGAAGATCAGTTACGACAGTTTTTCTCTCAGTTTGGAACAGTAACCAAAGTAAGAGTTTCAAGGAGCAAAAAG acaGGGGGAGTAAAAGGTTACGCTTTTGTAGAATTTGCCATCAGTGAAGTTGCCAAAATTGCTGCTGATACTATGAACAACTACTTGATGTTTGGAAAGCTATTGAAAT GTCGCTTTGTTCCCAAGGAAAAAGTTCATCCAAAGCTTTGGATAGGAGCAGACAGACAATTTAAGGGTATTCCTGCAAATGACagagaaatacaaaaaaaaaacagg AATAAGACGGAACAAGAACATGTGAAGCAGATTGATAACATTGTCAGGAAAGAAcgacagaaaagaaaaaagatgaaaaaactTGGAATCGATTATGATTTTCCAGGATAC GAAGCGgaagtgaaaacaaaacgtgCTAAACAAACAACAGTTGACCATGATAAACCGGAGGAACAAAAACATGAGAAGAAGATTGATAACATTGTCaggaaagaaggaaagaaaagaaaaaagatgaaaaaggtTGGAATCGATTATGATTTTCCAGGATAC gATGCGGAAGTGAAAGCAAAACGTGCTAAACAAacaagagttgaccatgataAACTGGAGGAAACATAA
- the LOC141881236 gene encoding MKI67 FHA domain-interacting nucleolar phosphoprotein-like isoform X2, giving the protein MADEGAEKPEDFPTNLALDSRKQKEFEDKVKTISSKFDQLTPGVIYLGHLPHGFFEDQLRQFFSQFGTVTKVRVSRSKKTGGVKGYAFVEFAISEVAKIAADTMNNYLMFGKLLKCRFVPKEKVHPKLWIGADRQFKGIPANDREIQKKNRNKTEQEHVKQIDNIVRKERQKRKKMKKLGIDYDFPGYEAEVKTKRAKQTTVDHDKPEEQKHEKKIDNIVRKEGKKRKKMKKDAEVKAKRAKQTRVDHDKLEET; this is encoded by the exons atggcggacgaGGGCGCAGAAAAACCAGAAGATTTTCCGACAAACTTAGCACTTGATTCACGCAAACAGAAAGAATTCGAGGATAAAGTAAAAACTATAAGCTCTAAG tttgaCCAGTTAACCCCCGGCGTAATTTATCTTGGTCATCTTCCACATGGCTTTTTTGAAGATCAGTTACGACAGTTTTTCTCTCAGTTTGGAACAGTAACCAAAGTAAGAGTTTCAAGGAGCAAAAAG acaGGGGGAGTAAAAGGTTACGCTTTTGTAGAATTTGCCATCAGTGAAGTTGCCAAAATTGCTGCTGATACTATGAACAACTACTTGATGTTTGGAAAGCTATTGAAAT GTCGCTTTGTTCCCAAGGAAAAAGTTCATCCAAAGCTTTGGATAGGAGCAGACAGACAATTTAAGGGTATTCCTGCAAATGACagagaaatacaaaaaaaaaacagg AATAAGACGGAACAAGAACATGTGAAGCAGATTGATAACATTGTCAGGAAAGAAcgacagaaaagaaaaaagatgaaaaaactTGGAATCGATTATGATTTTCCAGGATAC GAAGCGgaagtgaaaacaaaacgtgCTAAACAAACAACAGTTGACCATGATAAACCGGAGGAACAAAAACATGAGAAGAAGATTGATAACATTGTCaggaaagaaggaaagaaaagaaaaaagatgaaaaag gATGCGGAAGTGAAAGCAAAACGTGCTAAACAAacaagagttgaccatgataAACTGGAGGAAACATAA
- the LOC141881239 gene encoding uncharacterized protein LOC141881239: MRCEQVREALPSKTERVVELATEKGASNWLAVIPIKEINFNLNKREFRDAVKLRYDWEIADLPAMCTCGDLFTVDHAMVCRHGGLIIQRHNEIRDLEAEMLRMVSTDVEIEPVLQEITGEELNRGANRAPDAQLDIHARGFWDRQQSAFFDVRVCHPNADSYRELSPKQIFQLHENEKKRQYSRRVLEVEQGTFTPLVFTSTGGMADECKRFHSRLAELLALKKGDDYSTTISWIRAKVSFAILRSALLCLRGTRRKRRAANISDIDITSESAQARI, from the coding sequence ATGCGGTGTGAGCAAGTGAGGGAAGCCTTGCCTAGCAAAACTGAACGCGTGGTAGAGCTAGCTACGGAGAAAGGAGCCTCGAATTGGTTGGCGGTGATCCCGATAAAGGAGATTAATTTTAACTTGAATAAAAGAGAATTCAGAGATGCAGTCAAGCTAAGGTATGACTGGGAGATCGCTGACCTACCGGCCATGTGCACATGCGGGGACTTATTTACCGTTGACCATGCTATGGTCTGCCGGCATGGAGGGCTGATTATTCAGAGGCACAATGAGATTAGGGACTTAGAGGCGGAAATGTTGCGCATGGTTAGCACCGACGTAGAGATAGAACCAGTCCTTCAGGAAATCACTGGGGAAGAGCTAAATAGAGGCGCAAACAGAGCGCCTGATGCCCAACTAGATATTCACGCTCGCGGGTTTTGGGACAGACAGCAATCTGCGTTTTTTGATGTTCGGGTGTGCCATCCAAACGCAGATTCGTATCGAGAACTGTCTCCGAAACAGATATTCCAACtacatgaaaatgagaagaagaggcaATACAGCAGGCGGGTTTTGGAAGTGGAGCAAGGGACATTCACACCTTTAGTCTTTACAAGCACAGGTGGAATGGCCGATGAATGCAAGAGATTCCATAGCCGCCTCGCAGAGCTACTTGCGTTAAAGAAAGGAGATGACTACTCTACAACCATATCTTGGATAAGGGCGAAGGTATCCTTTGCCATTCTACGATCAGCCTTGCTCTGTCTCAGAGGAaccaggagaaagagaagagcagcCAACATATCTGACATTGACATCACATCGGAAAGTGCGCAAGCCAGAATTtaa
- the LOC141881217 gene encoding putative malate dehydrogenase 1B: MAKYVIAGKSDCPFYAKAELLADELTLNLPDFQVHKIVKQPGEWEEWLQKTCDQKGWKHVGSPLVWRELVDRGGAGILLGGCNDFLEMVKGYYGITSVKMSDEIINISKENFQTKMEIDNEEERRKEQIIPLRVCVGGASKALAYGVLGYLAQGEAFGIDQEVSIYLLDTADNQEVLRGTSMEIQDCAWPLLREVVCTSDPAIAFQDASIVVLLDGEPLIDESDKKDQLLSNAKVFKAHGQALDQYAKKDVKVLIGGEGPSSVNAFITCKFAPSIPKSNIFALARLQENRAKGLLAQKLSVNTAGIKDVIIWGNIGVNTVADPRNSRVHGYDGAIWGPHIPGFTLPVPEMVHDDKWITGEFMETLKQPFENVKNPGAIPSLSGSFAVLSQLHDLWQGTSSDIFSLGVFSEGWYDLPPDIVFSLPVRFLQGSWKIVDDIQLDEALKAQLQTIARDLQKDCNDVLTELSSNS; this comes from the coding sequence ATGGCGAAGTATGTTATTGCGGGGAAATCAGATTGTCCTTTCTATGCTAAAGCAGAGCTTTTGGCTGACGAACTGACATTGAATCTACCTGATTTCCAAGTCCACAAGATTGTTAAGCAGCCTGGAGAGTGGGAAGAATGGCTTCAAAAAACGTGCGACCAGAAAGGTTGGAAACATGTTGGTTCTCCCCTCGTTTGGCGTGAGCTTGTTGATAGAGGTGGGGCTGGAATCCTTCTTGGTGGATGCAATGACTTCTTGGAAATGGTAAAAGGTTATTATGGTATTACGTCCGTGAAGATGAGCGATGAAATAATCAACATATccaaggaaaattttcaaaccaagATGGAGATCGACAATGAGGAAGAGCGGAGGAAAGAACAGATCATTCCTCTAAGGGTTTGTGTTGGTGGTGCGTCAAAAGCACTTGCATATGGTGTGCTGGGATATTTAGCACAAGGAGAAGCCTTTGGTATCGATCAAGAAGTCAGCATTTATTTGCTGGACACGGCTGACAATCAAGAGGTTCTCAGGGGCACTTCAATGGAGATTCAAGATTGTGCATGGCCTCTTCTGCGCGAAGTCGTTTGTACTTCTGATCCAGCTATCGCCTTTCAAGATGCCAGTATCGTTGTGCTACTTGATGGTGAACCACTCATAGATGAGAGCGACAAGAAAGACCAACTGTTGTCCAATGCAAAGGTTTTCAAAGCTCATGGTCAAGCACTTGACCAATATGCAAAGAAGGATGTGAAGGTACTAATTGGAGGAGAAGGTCCATCAAGTGTGAACGCTTTCATCACATGCAAATTTGCCCCTTCAATACCCAAAAGCAATATATTTGCCTTGGCTCGCCTTCAGGAGAACAGGGCCAAGGGCTTGTTGGCTCAAAAACTTAGTGTGAACACCGCTGGCATCAAGGATGTAATCATATGGGGTAATATTGGTGTTAATACTGTTGCTGATCCCAGGAATTCAAGGGTACATGGGTATGACGGTGCTATATGGGGCCCTCACATTCCAGGGTTTACTCTCCCAGTTCCAGAAATGGTACATGATGACAAGTGGATAACAGGAGAGTTCATGGAAACCTTGAAACAGCCATTTGAGAATGTTAAAAACCCAGGAGCTATCCCCTCATTATCTGGAAGTTTTGCTGTGTTATCCCAGCTTCACGACTTGTGGCAAGGTACTTCGTCTGATATTTTCTCCTTAGGTGTATTTTCCGAGGGATGGTACGATCTCCCACCGGACATAGTCTTTTCTCTACCAGTAAGGTTTCTTCAAGGATCGTGGAAAATTGTAGATGACATTCAACTGGATGAAGCTCTAAAAGCACAACTACAAACCATTGCACGAGATCTACAAAAGGATTGCAATGATGTCCTTACTGAACTCAGCTCAAATTCTTGA